The following proteins come from a genomic window of Nycticebus coucang isolate mNycCou1 chromosome 11, mNycCou1.pri, whole genome shotgun sequence:
- the URGCP gene encoding up-regulator of cell proliferation isoform X2, with the protein MEGDDCEFRYGDGTNEAQDNDFPTVERSRLQEMLSLLGLETYQVQKLSLQDSLQISFDSMKNWAPQVPKDLPWNFLRKLQALNAEARNTTMVLDLLPDARPVEKESQMEEEIIYWDPGDDIAADIYSFSELPTPDTPVNPLDLLCALLLSSDSFLQQEIVLKMSLCQFALPLVLPDSENHYHTFLLWALRGIVRTWWAQPPRGVGSFREDSVVLCRAPTFAFVRMDVSSNSKSQLLNAILSLGHRQWDCFWHRDLNLGTNSREIADGLVEISWFFPSGREELDIFPEPVAFLNLRGDIGSHWLQFKLLAEISSAVFILTDNISKKEYKLLYSMKESTAKYYFILSPYRGKRNTNLRFLNKLIPVLKIDHSHVLVKVSSTDSESFVKRIRAIIGNVARAPCRRVSVEDMAHTARKLGLKVDEDCEECQKAKDRMERITRKIKDSDAYRKDELRLQGDPWRKAAQVEKEFCQLQWATDPPEKHRAELRRRLLELRMQQNSHDPPSGLQEFISGISSPSLGEKQYFLRWMEWGLARVAQPRLRQPAETLLTLRPKHGGATDVGEQLWPEPLGVEHFLREMGQFYEAESCLVEAGRLPAGQRRFAHFPGLASELLLTGLPLELIDGSTLSTPVRWVTGLLKELHVRLERRSRLVVLSALGVPGTGKSTLLNTMFGLRFAMGKSCGPRGAFMQLITVAEGFSQDLGCDHILVIDSGGLIGGALTSAGDRFELEASLATLLMGLSNVTVVSLAETRDIPPAILHAFLRLEKTGHMPNYQFVYQNLHDVSASGSRPRDKRQLLDPPGDLSKAAAQKEKQGDGFRALVGLAFCDPEKQHIWHIPGLWHGSPPMAAVSLAYSEAIFELKRCLLENIRNGLSNQNKNIQQLIELVRRV; encoded by the exons ATGGTACAAATGAGGCTCAGGACAATGACTTTCCAACAG TGGAGAGAAGCAGGCTTCAAGAAATGCTGTCACTTTTGGGCCTAGAGACATACCAGGTTCAGAAACTCAGCCTCCAGGACTCTCTGCAGATCAGTTTTGACAGCATGAAGAATTGGGCCCCTCAGGTTCCCAAAGACTTGCCCTGGAATTTCCTCAGGAAGCTGCAGGCCCTCAATGCCGAAGCCAGGAACACCACCATGGTGCTGGACTTGTTGCCGGATGCCAGGCCTGTGGAGAAGGAGAGCCAGATGGAAGAGGAGATAATCTACTGGGACCCAGGAGACGACATCGCTGCcgacatttattctttttctgagcTGCCAACCCCCGACACACCTGTGAACCCCTTAGACCTCCTTTGTGCCCTTCTGCTCTCCTCAGACAGTTTCCTGCAACAGGAGATAGTGTTGAAAATGTCCCTCTGCCAGTTTGCACTCCCTCTTGTGCTGCCCGACTCAGAAAACCACTACCACACGTTTCTCCTGTGGGCTCTGCGGGGTATTGTGCGGACTTGGTGGGCCCAGCCCCCGCGGGGGGTGGGGAGCTTCCGAGAAGACAGCGTGGTCCTGTGCAGAGCACCCACCTTTGCCTTCGTCCGCATGGATGTCAGCAGCAACTCCAAGTCCCAGCTTCTCAACGCCATCCTCAGCCTGGGCCACAGGCAGTGGGACTGCTTTTGGCATCGGGATCTCAACTTGGGCACCAATTCCCGGGAGATTGCAGATGGGCTGGTAGAAATTTCCTGGTTTTTTCCCAGTGGTAGGGAGGAGTTGGACATTTTCCCAGAGCCTGTGGCCTTTCTGAACCTGAGAGGTGACATCGGGTCTCATTGGCTGCAGTTTAAGCTCTTGGCAGAAATCTCCTCTGCTGTGTTTATATTGACTGACAACATCAGTAAGAAGGAGTACAAACTACTCTATTCTATGAAGGAGTCAACCGCAAAATATTACTTCATCTTGAGTCCCTACCGTGGGAAACGTAACACAAACCTGAGATTCCTGAATAAATTAATTCCTGTGCTGAAAATAGACCACTCGCACGTCCTAGTGAAGGTGAGTAGCACAGACAGTGAGAGCTTCGTGAAGAGGATCCGTGCCATCATCGGGAACGTGGCACGGGCCCCCTGCAGGAGGGTATCTGTGGAGGACATGGCGCACACAGCCCGGAAGCTGGGCCTAAAAGTTGATGAGGACTGTGAGGAGTGTCAGAAGGCGAAAGACCGGATGGAGAGAATCACCAGGAAAATCAAAGACTCAGACGCCTACAGGAAGGATGAGCTGAGGCTGCAGGGGGACCCCTGGAGAAAGGCAGCCCAAGTGGAGAAGGAGTTCTGCCAGCTCCAGTGGGCCACGGACCCCCCTGAGAAGCACAGGGCTGAGCTGAGGCGTCGGTTGCTAGAGCTTCGAATGCAGCAAAACAGCCATGACCCCCCCTCGGGGCTGCAGGAGTTTATCTCGGGGATCAGCAGCCCCTCACTGGGAGAGAAGCAGTACTTCCTGAGGTGGATGGAGTGGGGGCTGGCGCGGGTGGCCCAACCTCGGCTGAGACAACCTGCGGAGACTCTTCTCACTCTGAGGCCAAAGCACGGGGGTGCCACAGACGTGGGTGAGCAGCTCTGGCCTGAGCCCCTTGGGGTGGAGCATTTCCTGCGGGAGATGGGACAGTTTTATGAGGCTGAGAGCTGccttgtggaggcagggaggctgcCGGCAGGCCAGCGGCGTTTTGCCCACTTCCCAGGCTTGGCCTCGGAGCTGCTGCTGACAGGGCTGCCCCTGGAGCTGATTGACGGGAGCACCCTGAGCACCCCCGTCCGCTGGGTCACTGGCCTCTTGAAGGAGCTACATGTCCGGCTGGAGAGAAGGTCAAGACTGGTGGTCCTGTCAGCCCTGGGGGTGCCGGGTACAGGGAAGTCCACGCTCCTCAACACCATGTTTGGGTTGCGGTTTGCCATGGGGAAGAGCTGCGGCCCTCGAGGTGCCTTCATGCAGCTCATCACAGTGGCCGAGGGCTTCAGCCAGGACTTAGGCTGTGACCACATCCTGGTGATAGACTCTGGGGGGTTGATAGGTGGGGCCTTGACCTCTGCTGGGGACAGGTTTGAGCTGGAGGCTTCCTTGGCCACTCTGCTTATGGGGCTGAGCAATGTCACTGTGGTCAGTTTAGCTGAAACGAGGGACATTCCCCCAGCTATTCTGCATGCATTTCTGAGGTTGGAAAAAACCGGGCACATGCCCAACTACCAGTTTGTGTACCAGAACCTTCATGACGTGTCTGCCTCTGGCTCTAGGCCGAGAGACAAGAGACAGCTCTTGGATCCTCCCGGTGACTTGAGCAAAGCTGCAGCACAGAAGGAGAAACAGGGCGACGGTTTCCGGGCACTGGTGGGCCTGGCCTTCTGTGACCCTGAGAAGCAGCACATATGGCACATCCCGGGCCTGTGGCACGGATCGCCCCCCATGGCCGCGGTGAGCTTGGCCTACAGTGAAGCCATATTCGAATTGAAGAGATGCCTGCTAGAAAACATCAGGAACGGTCTgtccaaccaaaacaaaaacatccaGCAGCTCATCGAGCTGGTGAGACGGGTGTGA
- the URGCP gene encoding up-regulator of cell proliferation isoform X1 — MASPGIEVELLVKGHSDLGEVAPEIKGSERRTAVAIADLEWREMEGDDCEFRYGDGTNEAQDNDFPTVERSRLQEMLSLLGLETYQVQKLSLQDSLQISFDSMKNWAPQVPKDLPWNFLRKLQALNAEARNTTMVLDLLPDARPVEKESQMEEEIIYWDPGDDIAADIYSFSELPTPDTPVNPLDLLCALLLSSDSFLQQEIVLKMSLCQFALPLVLPDSENHYHTFLLWALRGIVRTWWAQPPRGVGSFREDSVVLCRAPTFAFVRMDVSSNSKSQLLNAILSLGHRQWDCFWHRDLNLGTNSREIADGLVEISWFFPSGREELDIFPEPVAFLNLRGDIGSHWLQFKLLAEISSAVFILTDNISKKEYKLLYSMKESTAKYYFILSPYRGKRNTNLRFLNKLIPVLKIDHSHVLVKVSSTDSESFVKRIRAIIGNVARAPCRRVSVEDMAHTARKLGLKVDEDCEECQKAKDRMERITRKIKDSDAYRKDELRLQGDPWRKAAQVEKEFCQLQWATDPPEKHRAELRRRLLELRMQQNSHDPPSGLQEFISGISSPSLGEKQYFLRWMEWGLARVAQPRLRQPAETLLTLRPKHGGATDVGEQLWPEPLGVEHFLREMGQFYEAESCLVEAGRLPAGQRRFAHFPGLASELLLTGLPLELIDGSTLSTPVRWVTGLLKELHVRLERRSRLVVLSALGVPGTGKSTLLNTMFGLRFAMGKSCGPRGAFMQLITVAEGFSQDLGCDHILVIDSGGLIGGALTSAGDRFELEASLATLLMGLSNVTVVSLAETRDIPPAILHAFLRLEKTGHMPNYQFVYQNLHDVSASGSRPRDKRQLLDPPGDLSKAAAQKEKQGDGFRALVGLAFCDPEKQHIWHIPGLWHGSPPMAAVSLAYSEAIFELKRCLLENIRNGLSNQNKNIQQLIELVRRV, encoded by the exons ATGGTACAAATGAGGCTCAGGACAATGACTTTCCAACAG TGGAGAGAAGCAGGCTTCAAGAAATGCTGTCACTTTTGGGCCTAGAGACATACCAGGTTCAGAAACTCAGCCTCCAGGACTCTCTGCAGATCAGTTTTGACAGCATGAAGAATTGGGCCCCTCAGGTTCCCAAAGACTTGCCCTGGAATTTCCTCAGGAAGCTGCAGGCCCTCAATGCCGAAGCCAGGAACACCACCATGGTGCTGGACTTGTTGCCGGATGCCAGGCCTGTGGAGAAGGAGAGCCAGATGGAAGAGGAGATAATCTACTGGGACCCAGGAGACGACATCGCTGCcgacatttattctttttctgagcTGCCAACCCCCGACACACCTGTGAACCCCTTAGACCTCCTTTGTGCCCTTCTGCTCTCCTCAGACAGTTTCCTGCAACAGGAGATAGTGTTGAAAATGTCCCTCTGCCAGTTTGCACTCCCTCTTGTGCTGCCCGACTCAGAAAACCACTACCACACGTTTCTCCTGTGGGCTCTGCGGGGTATTGTGCGGACTTGGTGGGCCCAGCCCCCGCGGGGGGTGGGGAGCTTCCGAGAAGACAGCGTGGTCCTGTGCAGAGCACCCACCTTTGCCTTCGTCCGCATGGATGTCAGCAGCAACTCCAAGTCCCAGCTTCTCAACGCCATCCTCAGCCTGGGCCACAGGCAGTGGGACTGCTTTTGGCATCGGGATCTCAACTTGGGCACCAATTCCCGGGAGATTGCAGATGGGCTGGTAGAAATTTCCTGGTTTTTTCCCAGTGGTAGGGAGGAGTTGGACATTTTCCCAGAGCCTGTGGCCTTTCTGAACCTGAGAGGTGACATCGGGTCTCATTGGCTGCAGTTTAAGCTCTTGGCAGAAATCTCCTCTGCTGTGTTTATATTGACTGACAACATCAGTAAGAAGGAGTACAAACTACTCTATTCTATGAAGGAGTCAACCGCAAAATATTACTTCATCTTGAGTCCCTACCGTGGGAAACGTAACACAAACCTGAGATTCCTGAATAAATTAATTCCTGTGCTGAAAATAGACCACTCGCACGTCCTAGTGAAGGTGAGTAGCACAGACAGTGAGAGCTTCGTGAAGAGGATCCGTGCCATCATCGGGAACGTGGCACGGGCCCCCTGCAGGAGGGTATCTGTGGAGGACATGGCGCACACAGCCCGGAAGCTGGGCCTAAAAGTTGATGAGGACTGTGAGGAGTGTCAGAAGGCGAAAGACCGGATGGAGAGAATCACCAGGAAAATCAAAGACTCAGACGCCTACAGGAAGGATGAGCTGAGGCTGCAGGGGGACCCCTGGAGAAAGGCAGCCCAAGTGGAGAAGGAGTTCTGCCAGCTCCAGTGGGCCACGGACCCCCCTGAGAAGCACAGGGCTGAGCTGAGGCGTCGGTTGCTAGAGCTTCGAATGCAGCAAAACAGCCATGACCCCCCCTCGGGGCTGCAGGAGTTTATCTCGGGGATCAGCAGCCCCTCACTGGGAGAGAAGCAGTACTTCCTGAGGTGGATGGAGTGGGGGCTGGCGCGGGTGGCCCAACCTCGGCTGAGACAACCTGCGGAGACTCTTCTCACTCTGAGGCCAAAGCACGGGGGTGCCACAGACGTGGGTGAGCAGCTCTGGCCTGAGCCCCTTGGGGTGGAGCATTTCCTGCGGGAGATGGGACAGTTTTATGAGGCTGAGAGCTGccttgtggaggcagggaggctgcCGGCAGGCCAGCGGCGTTTTGCCCACTTCCCAGGCTTGGCCTCGGAGCTGCTGCTGACAGGGCTGCCCCTGGAGCTGATTGACGGGAGCACCCTGAGCACCCCCGTCCGCTGGGTCACTGGCCTCTTGAAGGAGCTACATGTCCGGCTGGAGAGAAGGTCAAGACTGGTGGTCCTGTCAGCCCTGGGGGTGCCGGGTACAGGGAAGTCCACGCTCCTCAACACCATGTTTGGGTTGCGGTTTGCCATGGGGAAGAGCTGCGGCCCTCGAGGTGCCTTCATGCAGCTCATCACAGTGGCCGAGGGCTTCAGCCAGGACTTAGGCTGTGACCACATCCTGGTGATAGACTCTGGGGGGTTGATAGGTGGGGCCTTGACCTCTGCTGGGGACAGGTTTGAGCTGGAGGCTTCCTTGGCCACTCTGCTTATGGGGCTGAGCAATGTCACTGTGGTCAGTTTAGCTGAAACGAGGGACATTCCCCCAGCTATTCTGCATGCATTTCTGAGGTTGGAAAAAACCGGGCACATGCCCAACTACCAGTTTGTGTACCAGAACCTTCATGACGTGTCTGCCTCTGGCTCTAGGCCGAGAGACAAGAGACAGCTCTTGGATCCTCCCGGTGACTTGAGCAAAGCTGCAGCACAGAAGGAGAAACAGGGCGACGGTTTCCGGGCACTGGTGGGCCTGGCCTTCTGTGACCCTGAGAAGCAGCACATATGGCACATCCCGGGCCTGTGGCACGGATCGCCCCCCATGGCCGCGGTGAGCTTGGCCTACAGTGAAGCCATATTCGAATTGAAGAGATGCCTGCTAGAAAACATCAGGAACGGTCTgtccaaccaaaacaaaaacatccaGCAGCTCATCGAGCTGGTGAGACGGGTGTGA
- the URGCP gene encoding up-regulator of cell proliferation isoform X3 → MLSLLGLETYQVQKLSLQDSLQISFDSMKNWAPQVPKDLPWNFLRKLQALNAEARNTTMVLDLLPDARPVEKESQMEEEIIYWDPGDDIAADIYSFSELPTPDTPVNPLDLLCALLLSSDSFLQQEIVLKMSLCQFALPLVLPDSENHYHTFLLWALRGIVRTWWAQPPRGVGSFREDSVVLCRAPTFAFVRMDVSSNSKSQLLNAILSLGHRQWDCFWHRDLNLGTNSREIADGLVEISWFFPSGREELDIFPEPVAFLNLRGDIGSHWLQFKLLAEISSAVFILTDNISKKEYKLLYSMKESTAKYYFILSPYRGKRNTNLRFLNKLIPVLKIDHSHVLVKVSSTDSESFVKRIRAIIGNVARAPCRRVSVEDMAHTARKLGLKVDEDCEECQKAKDRMERITRKIKDSDAYRKDELRLQGDPWRKAAQVEKEFCQLQWATDPPEKHRAELRRRLLELRMQQNSHDPPSGLQEFISGISSPSLGEKQYFLRWMEWGLARVAQPRLRQPAETLLTLRPKHGGATDVGEQLWPEPLGVEHFLREMGQFYEAESCLVEAGRLPAGQRRFAHFPGLASELLLTGLPLELIDGSTLSTPVRWVTGLLKELHVRLERRSRLVVLSALGVPGTGKSTLLNTMFGLRFAMGKSCGPRGAFMQLITVAEGFSQDLGCDHILVIDSGGLIGGALTSAGDRFELEASLATLLMGLSNVTVVSLAETRDIPPAILHAFLRLEKTGHMPNYQFVYQNLHDVSASGSRPRDKRQLLDPPGDLSKAAAQKEKQGDGFRALVGLAFCDPEKQHIWHIPGLWHGSPPMAAVSLAYSEAIFELKRCLLENIRNGLSNQNKNIQQLIELVRRV, encoded by the coding sequence ATGCTGTCACTTTTGGGCCTAGAGACATACCAGGTTCAGAAACTCAGCCTCCAGGACTCTCTGCAGATCAGTTTTGACAGCATGAAGAATTGGGCCCCTCAGGTTCCCAAAGACTTGCCCTGGAATTTCCTCAGGAAGCTGCAGGCCCTCAATGCCGAAGCCAGGAACACCACCATGGTGCTGGACTTGTTGCCGGATGCCAGGCCTGTGGAGAAGGAGAGCCAGATGGAAGAGGAGATAATCTACTGGGACCCAGGAGACGACATCGCTGCcgacatttattctttttctgagcTGCCAACCCCCGACACACCTGTGAACCCCTTAGACCTCCTTTGTGCCCTTCTGCTCTCCTCAGACAGTTTCCTGCAACAGGAGATAGTGTTGAAAATGTCCCTCTGCCAGTTTGCACTCCCTCTTGTGCTGCCCGACTCAGAAAACCACTACCACACGTTTCTCCTGTGGGCTCTGCGGGGTATTGTGCGGACTTGGTGGGCCCAGCCCCCGCGGGGGGTGGGGAGCTTCCGAGAAGACAGCGTGGTCCTGTGCAGAGCACCCACCTTTGCCTTCGTCCGCATGGATGTCAGCAGCAACTCCAAGTCCCAGCTTCTCAACGCCATCCTCAGCCTGGGCCACAGGCAGTGGGACTGCTTTTGGCATCGGGATCTCAACTTGGGCACCAATTCCCGGGAGATTGCAGATGGGCTGGTAGAAATTTCCTGGTTTTTTCCCAGTGGTAGGGAGGAGTTGGACATTTTCCCAGAGCCTGTGGCCTTTCTGAACCTGAGAGGTGACATCGGGTCTCATTGGCTGCAGTTTAAGCTCTTGGCAGAAATCTCCTCTGCTGTGTTTATATTGACTGACAACATCAGTAAGAAGGAGTACAAACTACTCTATTCTATGAAGGAGTCAACCGCAAAATATTACTTCATCTTGAGTCCCTACCGTGGGAAACGTAACACAAACCTGAGATTCCTGAATAAATTAATTCCTGTGCTGAAAATAGACCACTCGCACGTCCTAGTGAAGGTGAGTAGCACAGACAGTGAGAGCTTCGTGAAGAGGATCCGTGCCATCATCGGGAACGTGGCACGGGCCCCCTGCAGGAGGGTATCTGTGGAGGACATGGCGCACACAGCCCGGAAGCTGGGCCTAAAAGTTGATGAGGACTGTGAGGAGTGTCAGAAGGCGAAAGACCGGATGGAGAGAATCACCAGGAAAATCAAAGACTCAGACGCCTACAGGAAGGATGAGCTGAGGCTGCAGGGGGACCCCTGGAGAAAGGCAGCCCAAGTGGAGAAGGAGTTCTGCCAGCTCCAGTGGGCCACGGACCCCCCTGAGAAGCACAGGGCTGAGCTGAGGCGTCGGTTGCTAGAGCTTCGAATGCAGCAAAACAGCCATGACCCCCCCTCGGGGCTGCAGGAGTTTATCTCGGGGATCAGCAGCCCCTCACTGGGAGAGAAGCAGTACTTCCTGAGGTGGATGGAGTGGGGGCTGGCGCGGGTGGCCCAACCTCGGCTGAGACAACCTGCGGAGACTCTTCTCACTCTGAGGCCAAAGCACGGGGGTGCCACAGACGTGGGTGAGCAGCTCTGGCCTGAGCCCCTTGGGGTGGAGCATTTCCTGCGGGAGATGGGACAGTTTTATGAGGCTGAGAGCTGccttgtggaggcagggaggctgcCGGCAGGCCAGCGGCGTTTTGCCCACTTCCCAGGCTTGGCCTCGGAGCTGCTGCTGACAGGGCTGCCCCTGGAGCTGATTGACGGGAGCACCCTGAGCACCCCCGTCCGCTGGGTCACTGGCCTCTTGAAGGAGCTACATGTCCGGCTGGAGAGAAGGTCAAGACTGGTGGTCCTGTCAGCCCTGGGGGTGCCGGGTACAGGGAAGTCCACGCTCCTCAACACCATGTTTGGGTTGCGGTTTGCCATGGGGAAGAGCTGCGGCCCTCGAGGTGCCTTCATGCAGCTCATCACAGTGGCCGAGGGCTTCAGCCAGGACTTAGGCTGTGACCACATCCTGGTGATAGACTCTGGGGGGTTGATAGGTGGGGCCTTGACCTCTGCTGGGGACAGGTTTGAGCTGGAGGCTTCCTTGGCCACTCTGCTTATGGGGCTGAGCAATGTCACTGTGGTCAGTTTAGCTGAAACGAGGGACATTCCCCCAGCTATTCTGCATGCATTTCTGAGGTTGGAAAAAACCGGGCACATGCCCAACTACCAGTTTGTGTACCAGAACCTTCATGACGTGTCTGCCTCTGGCTCTAGGCCGAGAGACAAGAGACAGCTCTTGGATCCTCCCGGTGACTTGAGCAAAGCTGCAGCACAGAAGGAGAAACAGGGCGACGGTTTCCGGGCACTGGTGGGCCTGGCCTTCTGTGACCCTGAGAAGCAGCACATATGGCACATCCCGGGCCTGTGGCACGGATCGCCCCCCATGGCCGCGGTGAGCTTGGCCTACAGTGAAGCCATATTCGAATTGAAGAGATGCCTGCTAGAAAACATCAGGAACGGTCTgtccaaccaaaacaaaaacatccaGCAGCTCATCGAGCTGGTGAGACGGGTGTGA
- the MRPS24 gene encoding 28S ribosomal protein S24, mitochondrial, producing the protein MAAPVCSKLLEPRVLSWSRELPCTWRALHTSAVCAKNRAARVRVGKGDKPVSYEEAHAPHYIAHRKGWLSLHTGNLDGEDHAAERTVEDVFFRKFMLGTFPGCLADQLVLKRRANQVEICAVVLRNLPAHKYYFLVGYSETLLSYFYKCPVRLHLQTVPSKVVYKYI; encoded by the exons ATGGCGGCGCCTGTGTGCAGCAAGTTGCTGGAGCCGCGG GTGCTGTCCTGGAGCCGAGAGCTGCCGTGTACTTGGCGCGCCCTGCACACCTCCGCGGTCTGTGCCAAG AATCGGGCAGCCCGTGTCCGCGTGGGCAAGGGGGACAAGCCGGTGAGCTACGAGGAAGCGCATGCCCCGCACTACATCGCCCACCGCAAGGGCTGGCTGTCGTTGCACACAG GTAACCTGGATGGGGAGGACCATGCTGCAGAGCGAACGGTAGAGGATGTTTTCTTTCGCAAGTTCATGCTGGGTACCTTTCCAGGCTGCCTGGCAGACCAGCTGGTCCTAAAACGCCGAGCTAACCAGGTGGAGATCTGTGCTGTGGTCCTGAGAAACCTGCCTGCACACAAGTACTATTTCCTTGTGGGCTATAGTGAAACTCTGCTGTCCTACTTTTACAAGTGTCCTGTGCGACTCCACCTCCAAACTGTGCCCTCGAAGGTTGTATATAAGTACATCTAG